Proteins co-encoded in one Brassica oleracea var. oleracea cultivar TO1000 chromosome C4, BOL, whole genome shotgun sequence genomic window:
- the LOC106340892 gene encoding zinc finger protein ZAT11, whose translation MKRERSEFEESIKMSDDIARCLMILSQTSMVKQVDVNQYTERNTSNRFECKTCNKRFSSFQALGGHRASHKKPKLSVEQKEVKHVTNNYNGTHMHECTICGQSFGTGQALGGHMRRHRSSMKVEPSQLISPVISNVPVLKRCSSSKRVLSLDLNLTPLENDLETIFGKTFFPNIDMKFVV comes from the coding sequence ATGAAGAGAGAAAGATCTGAGTTCGAAGAATCCATCAAGATGTCTGATGACATTGCTAGATGTCTGATGATATTATCACAGACCTCCATGGTCAAACAAGTCGATGTGAACCAATATACCGAGCGCAATACAAGTAACCGGTTCGAATGCAAAACGTGTAACAAGAGATTCTCTTCGTTTCAAGCCCTAGGTGGCCACCGGGCAAGCCATAAGAAGCCAAAGCTATCCGTTGAGCAGAAAGAGGTGAAACATGTTACCAACAATTATAATGGAACTCATATGCACGAGTGTACGATATGCGGTCAGAGTTTTGGGACCGGACAAGCTTTAGGTGGTCACATGAGACGACATAGGTCAAGCATGAAGGTGGAGCCATCGCAGCTCATCTCTCCCGTGATTTCTAACGTACCGGTTCTGAAACGATGCAGTAGTAGCAAGAGGGTTTTGTCTTTGGATTTGAATCTAACTCCCTTAGAGAATGATCTTGAAACTATTTTTGGGAAGACGTTTTTCCCGAACATAGATATGAAGTTCGTTGTTTAG